The Toxorhynchites rutilus septentrionalis strain SRP chromosome 3, ASM2978413v1, whole genome shotgun sequence genome includes a region encoding these proteins:
- the LOC129776043 gene encoding uncharacterized protein LOC129776043, whose translation MPRKYKKKMDRQRWKEGELEKATQAIKDGFSLRKASRVFAIPRTTLMRIVQNSSAASEETHRTVFSSQQEQEMLNHVLNLQSRLYGLTARDIRKMAFELAEKNRLPHPFNPKTRLAGRDWFIGFMKRHPTISMRTPEGTSVARARAFNKPSVQRFFDVLESKLNVMQYTPSQIYNVDETSVSTVPNSSIKIAAKKGQKRVGIITSAERGESTTVVMCMSASGHYIPPMIIFPRMRMNDQLKTGAPHGTTFACNPSGYMTTELFSEWFKHFVQHARPTSERPLLLILDGHSSHSKNFDFCETAAKMHVVVIVLPPHCSHRMQPLDVSFMGPFKKFYGDATGLLLKKTPGKAVTQYDIAGLVGIAFPRAATQMIAANGFSATGICPFNREIFEVDDFAPAEVTNQPETETISSHDQTQFDGVDQAVDAADDSFEVGPSDIIPLPKAIASNDRKRIPDKSCELTATSHRKSLLEAEVQKSIKAMRKVQKKVVPKRNRKRKGMDSDVTEDVLCEYCAALFSQSQLGWMLCISCKVWYHNQCTENESVTCPICML comes from the exons atgccgcggaaatacaaaaaaaagatggacagacaacgttggaaggagGGGGAACTTGAAAaggcaacgcaggccatcaaggacgGATTTTCTCTGCGCAAAGCATCGAGAGTGTTTGCAATTCCTCGAACAACATTGATGAGAATTGTGCAAAATTCGTCGGCCGCATCCGAAGAAACACACAGAACCGTTTTCTCTTCCCAGCAGGAACAGGAGATGCTCAACCATGTTCTCAACCTGCAAAGTCGGCTATATGGTTTGACGGCACGTGATATCCGGAAAATGGCATTTGAATTAGCCGAAAAAAATAGACTTCCTCATCCGTTCAATCCAAAAACTCGCTTAGCCGGAAGAGATTGGTTCATCGGATTCATGAAGCGCCATCCAACAATTTCAATGCGAACGCCAGAAGGAACATCAGTAGCAAGAGCTAGAGCATTCAATAAACCATCAGTCCAACGGTTTTTCGATGTTCTTGAGAGcaaattgaatgtaatgcaatacACACCATCACAAATTTATAATGTTGATGAAACGAGTGTTTCCACG GTTCCAAACAGCAGCATAAAAATAGCTGCAAAGAAAGGCCAGAAGCGTGTGGGCATCATAACAAGTGCGGAAAGAGGCGAGTCGACGACAGTGGTAATGTGTATGTCTGCGTCGGGACATTACATACCACCAATGATAATCTTCCCCCGCATGAGAATGAACGATCAATTGAAAACTGGTGCTCCTCACGGTACAACATTTGCTTGTAATCCTTCTGGATACATGACCACAGAATTGTTTTCGGAATGGTTCAAGCATTTTGTGCAACATGCACGACCCACATCGGAACGCCCTCTTCTGTTGATTCTTGACGGTCATTCTTCCCACAGCAAGAATTTCGATTTTTGTGAAACTGCTGCAAAGATGCACGTTGTAGTAATCGTGCTTCCACCTCATTGCAGTCATCGTATGCAGCCGTTGGACGTAAGCTTCATGGGTCCTTTCAAAAAGTTCTACGGAGATGCTACCGGCTTACTTTTGAAGAAAACTCCAGGCAAAGCAGTTACACAATACGACATAGCGGGTTTGGTCGGAATCGCTTTTCCGCGTGCAGCGACACAAATGATAGCTGCGAACGGTTTTTCTGCTACAGGAATCTGTCCATTCAATCGGGAAATATTCGAAGTGGACGATTTTGCACCCGCAGAAGTTACTAATCAACCAGAAACTGAAACGATATCTTCCCACGATCAAACCCAATTCGACGGTGTTGATCAAGCTGTGGATGCTGCGGATGATTCTTTCGAAGTTGGCCCGTCAGACATCATTCCTCTACCGAAAGCAATTGCATCAAATGACAGGAAGCGAATACCTGATAAATCTTGCGAGTTGACAGCAACAAGTCATCGTAAAAGTTTGTTAGAAGCTGAAGTTCAAAAGTCGATCAAAGCTATGCGTAAAGTCCAGAAAAAAGTTGTTCCGAAGAGAAATCGTAAAAGGAAGGGAATGGATTCGGATGTCACAGAGGATGTTTTATGCGAGTATTGCGCAGCATTATTCAGTCAGTCCCAATTAGGGTGGATGCTGTGCATTAGTTGTAAAGTATGGTATCACAATCAATGCACAGAGAATGAAAGCGTAACATGCCCCATATGTATGTTGTAA